The following proteins are encoded in a genomic region of Dyadobacter sp. UC 10:
- the porV gene encoding type IX secretion system outer membrane channel protein PorV produces the protein MKLFFGTFSLLSILTLSTVSAQQDSVRIPASPLTFLTFAPDARSAAMGEAGVASSPDANATYWNAAKLPYNTKDFGISASYTPWLRDLVSDMWLGYLSAYKKLGDNQAVAFSVNYFNNGELDLRDAVGTQMGYFNSRELAINGTYSRQLGKNFSMGLTLKYISSNLAGDAVIKNISLSPARVAAGDISAYYRKELKNEDTGSELTWSLGAVLSNLGGKINYGSGTDTENFIPTNLRVGAGLSYSGDGRNKFNFIVDAYKLMVPTPDGTNYNARPLLKGVFGSFSDAPDGFKEEMQEVAISAGAEYWYNNIFALRAGYHGENKFKNGNRFFTAGAGIRFMDRYAVDFAYLFPVAQTSPLANTLRITLSMSLNKAERLDVNDTEN, from the coding sequence ATGAAACTTTTTTTTGGTACTTTTTCCCTTTTATCTATTCTCACACTGAGCACAGTCTCCGCTCAACAAGACTCAGTAAGGATTCCCGCTTCACCACTTACTTTTTTAACATTTGCACCTGACGCAAGAAGCGCCGCGATGGGAGAAGCCGGAGTGGCATCAAGTCCGGACGCTAACGCGACTTACTGGAATGCCGCCAAACTTCCTTATAACACCAAGGATTTCGGGATATCTGCTTCGTACACGCCCTGGCTCAGAGATTTGGTGAGTGATATGTGGCTGGGCTACTTGTCAGCTTATAAAAAGTTGGGAGACAACCAGGCAGTGGCATTCTCGGTTAACTATTTCAACAATGGAGAGCTGGATCTCCGGGATGCGGTAGGTACGCAGATGGGTTATTTCAATTCAAGGGAGCTGGCGATCAACGGAACATATTCGCGTCAGTTAGGCAAAAACTTCTCAATGGGTTTGACTTTGAAATATATATCGTCAAACCTTGCCGGCGATGCTGTAATTAAGAACATATCATTGAGCCCTGCTCGTGTTGCAGCTGGCGATATCAGTGCTTACTACCGCAAAGAGCTTAAAAATGAAGATACCGGAAGCGAACTGACCTGGTCGTTGGGCGCGGTGCTTTCCAACCTGGGAGGTAAAATCAATTATGGCTCAGGGACAGATACTGAAAACTTTATTCCCACTAACCTGCGCGTCGGTGCCGGTTTGTCGTACTCTGGCGATGGCAGGAACAAATTCAATTTCATTGTTGACGCTTACAAATTAATGGTACCGACACCGGATGGTACAAACTACAATGCGAGGCCACTATTAAAAGGTGTTTTTGGATCATTCTCCGATGCACCGGACGGATTCAAGGAAGAAATGCAGGAAGTGGCAATATCAGCCGGAGCTGAATACTGGTACAACAATATCTTCGCCCTGAGAGCTGGTTATCACGGGGAAAACAAATTCAAAAACGGAAACAGATTCTTTACAGCCGGTGCAGGTATTCGTTTTATGGACAGATATGCAGTCGACTTTGCTTATCTTTTCCCGGTTGCTCAAACCAGCCCGCTGGCTAATACACTCCGCATTACGCTTTCAATGAGCCTCAATAAAGCAGAGAGGCTTGACGTAAACGACACTGAGAACTAA
- a CDS encoding M16 family metallopeptidase, producing the protein MLLDRSIAPDFKVISSINLPDAQTHTLDNGILLHVINIGDQPVIRIECIFEAGNWYEKEIGASYFAIKMLSEGTSRLGSAEISEAFDRLGAFTEMMHTPDRIGIVVYCLSRFLTEVLPLVSQLIQQAAIPEKELSELRNITLQNLKVNKEKNAYLATTEFRARLFGTDHPYGQSQDEAHIEGLSRDAILEHYNQFIKHGRFTVVLAGQISGADVNLVNRTFGKSQIGAHQAKPAFLIKSSYQGQEAVIEKADSVQSSIRMGRVLFNRHHEDYFKMLVANEILGGYFGSRLMKNIREEKGLTYGISSHVATLRNAGYFMIGTDVKKEFTELTIEEIKKEINKLQTERVGEEELTTVKNFMAGEFAGSLNTAFEVADRQKVLLLDGLPADFFNHYIDRIQAVTSEEIQQMANLYLKPEDMIIVVAGGK; encoded by the coding sequence ATGCTACTCGACCGCTCCATCGCCCCAGATTTCAAGGTTATCAGTTCTATCAACTTGCCAGATGCTCAGACACATACGCTCGATAACGGTATTCTGCTCCATGTGATCAACATTGGCGATCAGCCTGTAATCCGCATTGAATGCATTTTTGAAGCCGGGAATTGGTATGAAAAAGAAATCGGAGCGTCTTATTTCGCTATAAAAATGCTTTCTGAAGGTACGAGCAGGCTCGGCTCGGCAGAGATAAGTGAAGCATTTGACCGGCTTGGGGCTTTTACCGAGATGATGCATACGCCGGATCGTATAGGAATCGTCGTTTATTGTCTTTCCAGGTTTTTGACGGAGGTATTGCCACTGGTGAGCCAGCTTATTCAACAGGCCGCAATTCCTGAAAAGGAGCTGAGCGAGTTGAGGAACATTACGCTCCAAAACCTTAAAGTCAACAAAGAGAAGAATGCATACCTTGCCACAACGGAGTTCAGGGCACGTCTTTTCGGCACGGATCATCCTTACGGACAGAGCCAGGACGAAGCGCATATTGAAGGACTGTCGCGGGATGCAATCCTGGAACATTATAATCAATTTATAAAACATGGTAGGTTTACCGTGGTTCTGGCAGGCCAGATATCAGGAGCGGACGTTAACCTTGTAAATCGGACATTCGGCAAAAGTCAGATAGGAGCGCATCAGGCGAAGCCGGCATTCCTGATCAAATCGTCCTATCAGGGGCAGGAGGCTGTGATCGAAAAGGCTGATAGTGTGCAGTCGTCAATCAGGATGGGAAGGGTTTTATTTAACCGCCATCATGAAGATTACTTTAAAATGCTGGTAGCCAATGAGATCTTGGGAGGGTATTTTGGTTCGAGGTTGATGAAGAATATTCGTGAGGAAAAAGGGCTGACTTACGGGATTTCGTCGCACGTTGCTACTTTACGTAATGCCGGCTATTTTATGATCGGTACCGATGTAAAGAAAGAATTTACTGAATTGACAATTGAAGAAATAAAGAAAGAGATCAATAAGCTTCAAACCGAGCGTGTGGGGGAAGAAGAGCTTACTACGGTGAAGAATTTCATGGCGGGCGAATTTGCCGGTTCACTCAATACCGCATTCGAAGTCGCCGACCGTCAGAAAGTTCTGCTTTTGGATGGGTTACCTGCCGATTTTTTCAATCATTATATCGATCGGATCCAGGCTGTTACCAGCGAGGAAATTCAGCAAATGGCGAATTTGTATTTGAAGCCGGAAGATATGATCATTGTGGTTGCGGGCGGAAAGTAG
- a CDS encoding cryptochrome/photolyase family protein, with protein sequence MSLPKKEKIAIFWLRRDLRLDDNAGLYYALKSGYPVVPLFIFDKNILDDLENKEDPRVTFIFQEIENIRKDLRLRDADLLVHYGFPLKIWKQLSDEYNIAEVYTNTDYEPYATERDREVYNILKKKDTVFKICKDQVIFEKKEILSGQNSPYTVFTPYSRAWKEKSNDFFLSSYPSRKYLKNLLKWYGPTIPSLKEMGFEYSHYDFPSAKVSEELLGNYAEARDFPAKEATSRIGIHLRFGTVSIRQLARKAKEHSNVFLNELIWRDFYQQILANFPEVGNGKAFRSAYDHIKWRYDKDDFKTWCEGKTGYPLVDAGMRQLNAIGFMHNRVRMVTASFLSKHLLIDWRLGEAYFAEKLLDYDLAANNGGWQWAAGSGTDAAPYFRIFNPTAQAERFDPKGEYIKKWVPEFGTAEYPEPMVDHKFARERCLKAYKEALDQAN encoded by the coding sequence ATGAGCCTGCCAAAAAAAGAGAAAATAGCGATATTCTGGCTGCGCCGCGATCTGCGGCTCGATGACAATGCAGGGCTTTACTATGCATTGAAGTCAGGTTATCCTGTTGTCCCGCTCTTTATTTTTGATAAAAATATCCTCGACGACCTCGAAAATAAGGAAGATCCGCGTGTGACCTTTATCTTTCAGGAGATTGAGAATATTAGAAAAGACCTAAGATTAAGGGATGCCGATTTACTGGTACATTACGGATTTCCTTTGAAAATCTGGAAACAGCTGAGCGATGAATACAATATTGCGGAAGTATATACCAATACCGATTACGAACCCTACGCCACCGAGCGCGACCGGGAAGTTTACAATATTTTAAAAAAGAAAGATACCGTCTTTAAAATCTGCAAGGATCAGGTAATTTTTGAGAAAAAAGAAATTCTCTCAGGTCAAAATTCACCCTACACTGTATTTACACCGTACAGCCGGGCGTGGAAAGAAAAAAGCAACGACTTTTTTCTTTCTTCTTATCCTTCCAGAAAGTACTTAAAAAACCTTCTGAAATGGTACGGCCCCACTATTCCTTCTTTAAAGGAAATGGGTTTTGAGTATTCACATTATGATTTCCCTTCAGCAAAAGTCAGCGAGGAGCTTTTGGGAAATTATGCCGAAGCGCGGGACTTTCCGGCTAAGGAAGCGACCAGCAGAATAGGCATCCATCTTCGTTTTGGCACGGTAAGTATCCGCCAACTAGCGCGCAAGGCTAAGGAACACAGCAATGTTTTTTTGAATGAGCTTATCTGGCGCGACTTTTACCAGCAGATCCTGGCGAACTTTCCCGAAGTTGGAAACGGAAAGGCATTTCGCAGCGCTTATGATCACATCAAATGGCGTTACGATAAAGATGATTTTAAGACCTGGTGCGAAGGAAAAACAGGCTATCCGTTGGTGGATGCAGGTATGCGGCAGCTTAATGCGATCGGCTTTATGCATAACCGGGTGAGAATGGTCACCGCCAGCTTTTTATCCAAACACCTGCTGATAGACTGGCGACTGGGTGAAGCTTATTTTGCAGAAAAATTGCTGGACTACGACCTCGCTGCAAATAACGGAGGCTGGCAATGGGCAGCCGGTTCAGGCACGGACGCCGCACCCTATTTCCGGATTTTCAATCCAACTGCCCAGGCTGAAAGATTTGACCCGAAAGGTGAATATATCAAAAAATGGGTTCCTGAATTCGGGACAGCCGAATACCCGGAACCTATGGTTGACCACAAATTCGCTCGGGAACGCTGCCTGAAAGCTTATAAAGAAGCGCTGGACCAAGCAAATTAA
- a CDS encoding DUF4290 domain-containing protein, giving the protein MKEYGSNVQKLADHIVKMEDKAKRNLYAHILIELMRQIHPNMRDNQDYTNKLWDDLYIISGFELDVDSPFPPPSKEALGKKPLKVGYNQQNLTYRHYGKNIELLLEKAIQTENKEDKLAFVSYIFRLMRSFFNAWNKDNPEDNVLLGQLEQLSKGALKEEIDYIRQNGPVDAAPKDRNNNSGGQERNRGNHQGGSFKAQANHNSERQGGNNQGNPNRNRPNKFSGRNGNNRNNRKKSGI; this is encoded by the coding sequence TTGAAAGAATACGGTAGTAACGTACAAAAGCTTGCCGACCACATCGTTAAGATGGAGGATAAGGCGAAACGCAACCTTTACGCGCACATCCTGATCGAACTAATGCGGCAGATACACCCGAACATGCGGGACAATCAGGATTACACCAACAAGTTGTGGGACGATCTGTACATTATCTCCGGCTTCGAACTTGACGTTGACAGCCCTTTCCCCCCGCCTTCCAAAGAAGCGCTCGGCAAAAAACCATTGAAAGTCGGCTACAACCAGCAAAATCTGACCTACCGTCATTACGGCAAGAATATTGAGCTGTTGCTTGAAAAAGCCATTCAAACAGAAAATAAAGAAGACAAGCTCGCATTCGTTTCCTACATCTTCAGGCTGATGCGCTCGTTTTTTAATGCCTGGAATAAAGATAACCCGGAAGACAATGTATTGCTTGGCCAGCTGGAACAACTGAGTAAAGGTGCGCTGAAAGAAGAAATTGACTACATCCGCCAGAATGGCCCGGTCGATGCTGCTCCGAAAGACCGCAATAACAATAGTGGTGGCCAGGAAAGGAACCGTGGTAACCACCAGGGGGGAAGCTTCAAAGCACAAGCCAACCACAATTCTGAGCGGCAGGGGGGGAATAACCAGGGTAACCCCAACCGGAACAGGCCAAACAAATTCTCTGGCCGCAACGGTAACAACCGCAATAACCGCAAGAAATCCGGGATTTAA
- the porU gene encoding type IX secretion system sortase PorU: MHWWKRADILRCLILPVFFYLGASFSFLSAQSILSEGTWFKIAVTQTGVCKIDHALLRQMGVETAQVNPSLLRIFGTGGEMLPQSNADQNSGRLVESAILVQGEQDGKFDAGDAIYFYAESPHVVLYDSASSKLYHQLNYYSDTSYYYLTFGQKAGLRIKNADQASASGNVISQFDDYWYHEQELSNLLKSGRDWWGEYIGNTALNIEAEISSVVPGSRMIFTGSAIGAAQVRTRFSWQLNAENLGETSIGTVGAGTYDVKALRSDFTHIFNASATPTRIFRLGVIHDKNGQSAAPGYLNFLALQVKRELRFFDRQQIYHFASQAAGIATYRFAGSPAGSILWDISNSEAPLSISNQGTSGDFLFNREVRRKLAKYISFRPEQAIEPSGWQQIANQDIISLDTPDLLVVTSATWQSEAERLAALRANKNGLKTAVVTSRQIYNEYAGGKPDVTAIRNYVRHLYQKTPGKLKYLLLFGDATYDYKNLLKNQSAAQLDNWIPVYESRESLNPVYTYSSDDYFGFMEADEGEWEESAAGDHILNIGVGRLPVKTIGEAKTVVDKLIRYETLRTNGNWKNRVQFIADDGDGNIHQRHADQLAGLVQNDLFPERIFIDEYPQLTTDAGQKSPAVNARIRKGIDEGTLIINYTGHGGVGGWAEEQVLTLTDMLSARGMNNLPLLFTATCDFGRYDDPGAVSGAETMVLSPKGAAIGAISTTRPVFSSTNFTLSKAFYEALIQKNPGRRMGDFFKETKNRALVGSLNRNFTLLGDPSMRLAAGQKGIRWSPVADTLRALQKVTLTGQIFDKGNNEVDKNFQGKARVIIYDKPVSFETLGSEGNSEKYSEFRSRLFDGDVTVKEGSFICQFVVPKDIDYRYGIGRASIYAISADSAADASGQLPVIVGGSASVFADKTPPKVVGYINNDAFKDGDNVSTSSVFYARVGDESGINLSRAGIGHDMTLTINDTLTIILNDYFTADLDDYQSGTIRFPLDNLPAGSYNVRLKVWDTYTNFSEISFGFQVVEPRGIKLNALKLFPNPFQSDLSFELNHSRANEDVELILNILLSNGQRLGTFKWQYYNSEATISQSLDPRQLGSRIPLNIPLVYQLLIRSLKDSTFDQKSGRLIRSR, translated from the coding sequence ATGCATTGGTGGAAGCGTGCTGACATTTTGAGGTGTTTGATTCTCCCTGTCTTTTTTTACCTGGGCGCTTCGTTTTCTTTTCTCTCCGCCCAATCAATTTTGTCAGAAGGTACCTGGTTTAAAATTGCTGTTACGCAAACCGGTGTCTGCAAAATAGACCACGCACTTTTGCGTCAAATGGGCGTGGAAACTGCTCAGGTAAATCCCTCTCTGCTTCGGATTTTTGGTACCGGTGGCGAGATGTTGCCCCAATCAAATGCGGATCAAAACAGCGGCAGGCTTGTTGAGAGCGCCATTTTAGTGCAGGGAGAGCAGGATGGTAAATTTGATGCTGGCGATGCGATTTACTTTTATGCGGAGTCACCTCACGTTGTTCTCTACGACTCAGCCAGTTCAAAACTGTACCATCAGCTGAATTACTATTCCGACACAAGCTACTATTACCTCACTTTCGGTCAAAAAGCAGGGCTCAGGATAAAGAATGCTGATCAGGCTTCGGCTTCTGGAAACGTCATCAGCCAGTTCGATGATTATTGGTACCACGAGCAGGAACTCAGCAATCTGCTCAAATCAGGCCGCGATTGGTGGGGCGAATATATAGGAAATACAGCGCTTAATATAGAGGCTGAGATTTCCAGTGTAGTTCCCGGATCGCGTATGATATTCACAGGCTCGGCGATAGGAGCTGCTCAGGTCCGAACCCGTTTTAGCTGGCAACTGAATGCTGAAAATCTGGGCGAAACTTCGATCGGTACGGTCGGTGCCGGAACTTACGATGTAAAAGCATTAAGGTCTGACTTTACTCATATTTTTAACGCTTCGGCGACGCCAACTAGAATTTTCAGGCTAGGTGTTATCCATGACAAAAACGGGCAAAGCGCTGCACCTGGCTATCTGAATTTTCTGGCATTGCAGGTCAAGCGCGAGTTACGTTTTTTTGACAGGCAGCAGATCTACCATTTTGCTTCACAAGCTGCCGGCATCGCTACTTATCGATTTGCTGGCTCACCAGCCGGTAGCATACTCTGGGATATCAGCAATAGTGAAGCGCCTTTATCCATCTCCAATCAGGGAACTTCCGGTGATTTTTTGTTCAATCGGGAAGTACGGAGAAAATTGGCAAAATATATCAGCTTCAGACCTGAGCAGGCGATCGAGCCTTCAGGCTGGCAGCAAATAGCAAATCAGGATATAATCTCCCTCGACACGCCCGATCTGCTAGTAGTCACATCCGCGACCTGGCAGTCGGAGGCAGAGCGCTTGGCCGCCTTGCGGGCCAATAAAAATGGTTTGAAAACCGCAGTGGTCACTTCCCGGCAGATATATAATGAATATGCAGGAGGGAAGCCGGACGTTACTGCAATCCGAAACTATGTCAGGCATTTGTATCAAAAAACGCCGGGGAAACTTAAATACCTGCTGCTATTTGGCGATGCTACTTATGATTATAAAAATCTTTTAAAAAATCAATCTGCCGCTCAGCTGGATAACTGGATACCCGTTTACGAAAGCCGGGAGTCGCTAAATCCGGTCTATACTTACTCCTCAGACGACTATTTTGGTTTTATGGAAGCTGATGAAGGCGAGTGGGAGGAGTCGGCGGCAGGCGACCATATACTGAATATCGGAGTCGGTCGGCTGCCTGTTAAAACGATTGGCGAGGCGAAAACAGTAGTCGACAAACTGATCCGATATGAAACGCTTCGTACGAATGGCAACTGGAAAAATCGGGTGCAATTTATAGCGGACGATGGCGACGGGAATATTCACCAGCGGCACGCCGACCAACTGGCCGGCCTCGTTCAGAATGACCTGTTTCCGGAACGTATTTTTATAGATGAATATCCGCAATTAACAACCGATGCAGGGCAGAAATCACCCGCCGTGAATGCAAGGATCAGGAAGGGAATTGATGAGGGCACGTTGATAATCAATTACACCGGGCACGGAGGCGTGGGCGGCTGGGCAGAGGAACAGGTGCTGACGCTGACCGATATGCTCAGCGCCAGGGGGATGAATAATTTGCCTTTACTTTTTACTGCTACCTGCGATTTCGGAAGATATGACGATCCGGGGGCTGTGTCTGGTGCAGAAACAATGGTACTTAGCCCAAAAGGCGCTGCAATTGGCGCGATCAGTACCACGAGGCCTGTCTTTTCGAGTACCAACTTCACTCTGAGCAAAGCATTTTATGAAGCACTTATTCAGAAGAATCCCGGAAGACGAATGGGTGATTTTTTTAAAGAAACTAAAAACAGAGCACTTGTCGGGAGCTTGAACCGCAACTTTACTTTGCTGGGCGATCCTTCCATGAGGCTGGCGGCCGGACAGAAAGGCATTCGATGGTCTCCGGTTGCAGACACGCTACGCGCTTTACAAAAGGTTACATTAACAGGTCAGATTTTCGACAAAGGAAATAATGAGGTGGACAAGAATTTTCAGGGAAAAGCCAGGGTCATTATTTACGACAAGCCTGTGTCGTTCGAAACGCTTGGAAGTGAAGGTAATAGTGAAAAATATTCTGAATTTCGCAGCAGGTTGTTTGACGGGGACGTAACGGTTAAAGAGGGGAGCTTCATTTGTCAGTTTGTGGTGCCCAAAGACATAGATTACAGATATGGTATTGGAAGGGCAAGTATTTACGCGATCAGTGCCGACAGTGCTGCCGATGCCTCCGGGCAGCTGCCGGTGATCGTGGGAGGCAGTGCTTCCGTATTTGCGGATAAAACGCCTCCAAAAGTGGTAGGATATATTAACAATGACGCATTCAAAGATGGTGACAATGTCAGTACATCCTCGGTATTTTATGCCCGGGTGGGCGATGAAAGCGGCATTAACTTGTCAAGAGCGGGGATTGGGCATGATATGACGCTAACGATCAATGACACGTTGACGATAATACTCAATGATTACTTCACAGCCGATCTCGACGATTACCAATCAGGGACAATCCGTTTTCCGTTGGATAATTTACCTGCCGGTAGCTATAATGTTCGCCTAAAAGTATGGGACACATATACTAACTTTTCGGAAATATCGTTCGGATTTCAAGTGGTTGAACCCCGGGGTATCAAACTCAATGCCCTGAAATTATTTCCTAATCCTTTTCAATCGGATCTGTCATTTGAACTTAACCATAGTCGTGCAAATGAAGACGTAGAGTTAATTTTAAATATTCTGTTGAGTAACGGGCAGCGTTTGGGAACTTTTAAATGGCAATATTATAATAGCGAGGCGACTATTTCACAATCGCTTGATCCCAGGCAGTTGGGCAGCAGGATTCCCTTGAATATCCCACTTGTTTATCAGTTGTTGATACGATCACTAAAAGATAGTACCTTCGACCAAAAGTCGGGCAGGTTGATACGCTCCCGATAA
- the murA gene encoding UDP-N-acetylglucosamine 1-carboxyvinyltransferase yields MASFKITGDKRLKGEIVPQGAKNEALQIICAVLLTKEPVTIHNIPNIRDVNQLINLLGDLGVRCTRLSESSVRFEASEINLDYLESDSFRQKAAALRGSVMLLGPMLARFRKGRIPRPGGDKIGRRRLDTHFLGFEKLGAQFSYDEEDGGFYKVDAANLKGAYMLLDEASVTGTANVLMAAVMAEGTTTIYNAACEPYLQQLCKMLNRMGAKISGIASNLLVVEGVSELRGTEHTMLPDMIEIGSFIGLAAMTKSEITIKNCQIPQLGIIPDVFQRLGIQMEFRGDDIFIPAQENYRIENYLDGSTLSVADAPWPGFTPDLLSIILVTATQAQGTVLVHQKMFESRLFFVDKLIEMGAQIILCDPHRATVIGHNRETQLRGIRMTSPDIRAGVALLIAAMSAKGVSIIDNIEQIDRGYQNIDTRLNAIGAEIVRL; encoded by the coding sequence ATGGCTTCATTTAAAATAACCGGAGACAAACGTCTCAAGGGAGAGATCGTACCCCAGGGCGCCAAAAACGAAGCGCTTCAGATAATTTGCGCCGTACTTCTGACCAAAGAACCTGTTACCATTCATAATATCCCCAATATCAGGGACGTCAATCAGCTCATCAATCTGCTGGGCGACCTCGGAGTAAGATGTACCAGATTAAGCGAAAGCTCTGTCCGGTTTGAGGCAAGTGAAATTAACCTTGACTACCTCGAATCAGATTCGTTCCGTCAGAAAGCCGCTGCACTTCGTGGTTCGGTGATGCTGCTGGGCCCTATGCTTGCCCGTTTCCGAAAGGGCCGCATTCCCCGCCCCGGTGGAGATAAAATCGGCCGCAGAAGATTGGATACCCACTTTTTGGGTTTTGAAAAATTGGGAGCACAGTTCAGCTACGACGAAGAAGATGGTGGATTTTATAAAGTAGACGCCGCCAATCTCAAAGGCGCTTACATGCTTTTGGATGAAGCTTCGGTAACCGGCACAGCCAATGTTTTAATGGCAGCGGTGATGGCCGAAGGTACTACAACAATTTACAACGCCGCCTGCGAACCCTACCTGCAGCAGCTTTGTAAAATGCTGAACAGGATGGGCGCTAAAATCTCAGGCATTGCCTCGAACTTGCTGGTCGTAGAAGGTGTGAGCGAACTGAGGGGAACGGAACACACGATGCTGCCGGACATGATCGAGATCGGCAGCTTTATCGGTCTGGCTGCCATGACGAAATCGGAAATCACGATCAAAAATTGCCAAATACCTCAATTGGGCATTATTCCTGACGTTTTTCAGCGGCTGGGAATTCAAATGGAATTTCGCGGAGACGATATTTTTATTCCTGCACAGGAAAATTACCGTATTGAAAACTACCTTGACGGCTCTACGCTATCCGTCGCTGATGCGCCCTGGCCAGGTTTCACGCCAGATTTGCTAAGCATTATCCTGGTAACTGCCACACAGGCGCAGGGAACTGTACTTGTTCACCAGAAAATGTTCGAAAGCCGGCTGTTTTTTGTGGATAAACTGATTGAGATGGGCGCGCAGATCATTCTTTGTGATCCGCACAGGGCAACTGTAATCGGTCATAACCGCGAAACGCAACTCAGAGGAATCCGCATGACTTCACCGGACATTCGGGCTGGAGTAGCATTGCTGATCGCTGCTATGTCAGCAAAAGGGGTAAGTATTATCGATAATATAGAGCAGATAGACCGTGGGTATCAGAACATTGATACAAGGTTGAATGCGATTGGGGCGGAGATTGTGCGGTTGTAG
- a CDS encoding 3-keto-disaccharide hydrolase: MKLQLTILFSLLCLAASAQKPADKQEWKQLFNGKNLDGWDIKIRGYELNDNYKNTFRVEDGKMIVRYDQYDDFKQKYGHIFYKGDFSYYRIAVEYRFVGEQAPKGEGWAWRNSGIMVHGQPAATMGKDQDFPASIEVQLLGGNDKVRTTCNLCTPGTNVVMDGKLITKHCVNSTSKTYNGDQWVKAEVLVLGDSLIQHFVNGEKVLEYNKPQLGGGNVSGNDPSLMIAGKLLDHGSISLQSESHPVEFRKVEVLELIGCMDPKATNYKSYYVKADNGKCSYGKR; encoded by the coding sequence ATGAAACTACAATTGACTATCCTTTTCAGCCTGCTCTGCCTTGCAGCGTCCGCTCAGAAGCCTGCGGACAAACAGGAATGGAAGCAGCTTTTTAACGGCAAAAACCTGGACGGATGGGATATCAAGATCCGTGGTTATGAGCTGAATGATAACTACAAAAATACATTCCGGGTAGAGGATGGAAAAATGATCGTCAGGTATGATCAATATGATGATTTCAAACAAAAGTACGGGCACATTTTCTATAAGGGCGATTTTTCATATTACCGCATTGCAGTTGAATACCGTTTTGTAGGCGAGCAGGCGCCGAAAGGAGAGGGCTGGGCCTGGCGGAACAGTGGCATTATGGTACACGGCCAACCAGCTGCAACAATGGGCAAAGACCAGGATTTTCCGGCTTCAATTGAAGTTCAGTTGTTGGGTGGAAATGACAAGGTCCGCACTACCTGTAACCTGTGTACGCCTGGAACCAATGTAGTAATGGACGGGAAGCTGATTACGAAGCATTGCGTTAATTCTACTTCAAAAACTTACAATGGAGATCAGTGGGTGAAAGCCGAAGTACTTGTTTTGGGCGATTCTCTGATTCAGCATTTCGTTAATGGTGAGAAGGTATTGGAATACAACAAACCGCAGCTTGGAGGAGGAAATGTAAGCGGAAACGATCCGTCGCTGATGATAGCAGGGAAATTGCTTGATCACGGTTCAATATCGCTGCAAAGCGAAAGCCACCCCGTCGAGTTCAGAAAAGTAGAAGTACTTGAATTAATAGGTTGCATGGACCCGAAAGCTACCAATTACAAATCCTATTATGTGAAAGCGGATAATGGGAAGTGTAGTTATGGGAAGAGGTAG